The genomic window TGAGCGACACCGACCGCGACCTCTACGGCGTCCAGTGGCACCCGGAGGTCGCCCACACCGAGGAGGGCGACGAGATCTTCGAGAACTTCCTCGAGATCTGCGAGTCGGAGTAGGGCGACTCGAGTCGCCTCGATCACTGATCGGGCCGCCTACTGTCTTCTCCATTCTTCGATCGCGGTCCGACGGTCGCGGTGAGCACTGCTACGTTTTCCCTCGCGTCGGTGTCGGTAACATCGGTGTCAGGTAGTATCGCTAGTGTCGCCGCGGTTATATACGGGTTCGGAGCCGAATCAGGTAACGTGATGAAACCAGTTGCGAACGGCGTTTCGCTCCCGACCGTATCGACTCCGACCACCCTCCTCGCGACGGAGGTGAACTGAGATGACCAGCGTCCTCGTCACCGGCGCGACCGGCAATCAGGGCGGTTCGGTCGTCGACCACCTGCTCGCGTCCGAGACCGACTTCGACGTCTACGGGCTGACGCGTGACGCCTCGAGCGACGCGGCCGAGGAACTGGCCGATCGCGGCGTGACGATGGTCGAGGGCGACCTGAACGACAAGGACTCGCTGGCGCCCCACGTCGCCGAGGTCGACGCGGTCTTCGCGGTCACCAACTTCTGGACGGAAGGGTACGACGCCCAGGTCCAGCAGGGGAAGAACCTCGCCGAGGTCGCGACCGAGGAAGGCGTCGAGCAGTTCGTCTTCAGCGGCGTCGGCGGCCACGAGCGCGACACCGGCGTTCCCCACTTCGATTCCACCTGGGAGATCGACCAGCACGCCCAGGAACTCGACCTGCCGCTGACCGTCCTCCAGCCCGTGTTCTTCTTCCAGAACCTCGAGGCCTTCGCGGAGGACGTCGTCGAGGACGGCCAGCTCGCGCTGCCCCTCGAGGAGGGCGTCTCGCTCCAGATGATCGACACCGACGACGTCGGCCGCGCCGCCGCGGTCGCGCTCGCGAACCCCGACGAGTTCGTCGGCGAGCGGATCGAACTCGCGGGCGACGAGAAGACCCTCGCCGAGACCGCCGAGGTCCTCACCGAGGTCACCGGCGAGGACGTCGACCCGGTCCACGTCCCCATCGAGGACGCCTACGAGAGCTTCGGCGAGGAGTTCACCGTCATGTGCGAGTGGTTCAACGAGGTCGGTTACGACGCCGATATCGACGCACTCGAGGAGCAGTTCGGCTTCGCGTTCACCGACCTCGAGTCGTACCTCCGTGAGAACGGCTGGGAGGACAAGGACGGCATGGCCTCGGTCCCCGGCTGGGTCAAGGCGATGCAGTAGTCGGCCGCGTCGCTCCGCGTTGTCGTTTTTCGATCCGTTGATTCGCGACCGGACCGCGATGCCAGTCGCTGATCGTCGAGAAGACAATCGAGAAGGGGACGTCCCGAGCCGTTACTCGCCGAACAGTTCGTCGACGGCGTCCCGCGCGACGAGCGCGGCGTCGTCGGCGACCCGTTCGGGGTCGGGATCGTCCGGTCCTCCGGGTGCGTTCAGATAGACGTCGACCTCGAGGACGCCGTCCTCGAAGGTGACGGTGACGTCGAGATCACGCACCGCCGATTGCTTGTACTGCGAGAAGACGTAGCCTTCCGCAGCGTCGGAGGCCGTCTGGACGACCTCCTCGTCGGTCGGTTCGCCGGTCGACATTTATGCGCCGCCTGCGCCCGGACCGCCCGGGCCGGCCGGGCCGCCCATGCCGCCGCCGGCGCCGCCGAGCAGTTCCTCGAGCTCGTCCTGGAGCTCCTCGAACTGGTCCTGAACGCGCTCTTCCTGCTTCTCTAAGGTCTCGAGTCGGATCTCGAGGGAGTCGACCTTCTCCTCGAGGTCCTCCTCGGCCTCGTCGTACTCGGTCTCGACGAGCAGTTCGCCGACCTTGCGGTACATCGGCGTCTCGGCGTCGATCTCCTCGAGCTCCTCGAGGGCGTTCTCGGCGTCGGTGAGGTTCGATTCGGCTTCCTGCTTCTGGACGGCGACCTGCTGTGCGGTCTCCTGAAGGTCCTGAAGCTGTTCGATTTTCTCTTGTGCTTCCGGCGGCAGATTACCCTGCATACCTCGACCGTCGCCCTCCGGACTGATAAAGCCAAGCTTTGTCATCGAGTCGGGGAGTCGGCGAGGGCAGCCCCCACGCCTATCCGTCGCGGCGGTGTGGAACGGGCGATGCGACGACGCACGGTGCTCGCGACCGGCGGGGTCGTCCTCGCGGGGCTGTCGGCCGGCTGTCTCGAGACGGTTCGCCGGGACGACGCCTGGCGCGAACTCGTCGTCGATCCGCCCGAGGGGGTCTACGTCCCGCCCCACGCCGACGGGATGGTGACCTACGGGACCGCGACCGCCGGCGGGCGCGAGATCGCCCTGCTGGCGACGCGCCCGCACTCCTTTTGGATCGTTGCCGACGCCGAGCGCAATCGAGCGGACGTCCGCTCCCGGCACGACGTCCACCTGATGGTGACCGTCCGCGACGCCGAGACGGGGGCCTTCGTCCCGGCGCCGGTGCGGACGACGATCCGGGCGCGCGGTGACGCTACCGACGCCCGCGACGACACCGACGGCCCGGTCGACGAGCGCTCCCTCTGGCCGATGCTCTCCCAGCGGATGGGACCCCACTACGGCGACAACGTCCCGCTCGAGGGCGACGGCCAGTATACGGCGGCGATCCGGATCGGGGCGACGACCGCGGACGCGATCGGCGGCGTCGCCGACGGCCTCGAGACCGAGACGAGCGTCGACGTCGACGTCGACTTCGAGTTCGATACCGACGAGATCGAGGAGATACCGCGTCGGTTGATCGACGAGGACGAGGGCCGCGGCGAGGCCGACGCGCTCGAACCGATGGCTCACGCCGTGGGCTCCGGAGACGGTGACGACCGCGAATCGGCCGCGGAACTCGGCAGCGCGACGAGCGACGATATCGAGTACACGGCGACGCTCCTCGACGCCGATCGATCCGGGGCCGACCGGCCGGCGCTCGCGGTGACGGCGCGAACGGCCTACAATTCGTATCCGCTCCCGTTCGCCTCGCTCTCCGCAGCGGTCGCCCGAAACGGAGAACAGGTCGCGAGCGCGTCGCT from Haloterrigena sp. KLK7 includes these protein-coding regions:
- a CDS encoding iron transporter yields the protein MRRRTVLATGGVVLAGLSAGCLETVRRDDAWRELVVDPPEGVYVPPHADGMVTYGTATAGGREIALLATRPHSFWIVADAERNRADVRSRHDVHLMVTVRDAETGAFVPAPVRTTIRARGDATDARDDTDGPVDERSLWPMLSQRMGPHYGDNVPLEGDGQYTAAIRIGATTADAIGGVADGLETETSVDVDVDFEFDTDEIEEIPRRLIDEDEGRGEADALEPMAHAVGSGDGDDRESAAELGSATSDDIEYTATLLDADRSGADRPALAVTARTAYNSYPLPFASLSAAVARNGEQVASASLEEAIDSRLGHCYRTAVDPTVLEGGDELTIDLETPPQVARHEGYETAFLEGDSVTVALDAP
- a CDS encoding prefoldin subunit beta; the encoded protein is MQGNLPPEAQEKIEQLQDLQETAQQVAVQKQEAESNLTDAENALEELEEIDAETPMYRKVGELLVETEYDEAEEDLEEKVDSLEIRLETLEKQEERVQDQFEELQDELEELLGGAGGGMGGPAGPGGPGAGGA
- a CDS encoding DUF3194 domain-containing protein yields the protein MSTGEPTDEEVVQTASDAAEGYVFSQYKQSAVRDLDVTVTFEDGVLEVDVYLNAPGGPDDPDPERVADDAALVARDAVDELFGE
- a CDS encoding NmrA/HSCARG family protein — translated: MTSVLVTGATGNQGGSVVDHLLASETDFDVYGLTRDASSDAAEELADRGVTMVEGDLNDKDSLAPHVAEVDAVFAVTNFWTEGYDAQVQQGKNLAEVATEEGVEQFVFSGVGGHERDTGVPHFDSTWEIDQHAQELDLPLTVLQPVFFFQNLEAFAEDVVEDGQLALPLEEGVSLQMIDTDDVGRAAAVALANPDEFVGERIELAGDEKTLAETAEVLTEVTGEDVDPVHVPIEDAYESFGEEFTVMCEWFNEVGYDADIDALEEQFGFAFTDLESYLRENGWEDKDGMASVPGWVKAMQ